A genomic region of Candidatus Stoquefichus sp. SB1 contains the following coding sequences:
- the recG gene encoding ATP-dependent DNA helicase RecG codes for MTDIRLLKTTEKRYQILESMNINSLEDIVMHYPYRYDIIEETYPTLEDDKIIIEATIISPAKVFFKGRMSRMSFTVEDHHLQQYQVTIFNRHFLRQHLKMSAVITIIGKCKNDKITASDIKIKPINELVGIHPIYSIKEGMTQKSFVQYVKKALTLLKGNIDSYVPEEYIMKHQLIHKESALYNIHFPETQEDIKQALRYLKYEEFLKFQLTMQFIKRQRHQEVGIAKIFDLKQFQSFILALPFQLTKDQQTAIKEIVEDLQSPQMMYRFLQGDVGSGKTVVSSVALYANYLAGYQGALMAPTEILAAQHYATLSSFFKDTDVKIALLTGSLSVKNKESLYQQIASGEIDIIVGTHALFQKKVNYANLGFVITDEQHRFGVEQRKALKNKGNQVDFLIMSATPIPRTLAISMYGDMDVSTIKTMPTGRIPVITKYIKSSSMKPILKALKDYLQSGGQCYVICPLVEESDAIEAKSASQIATAMKSYFKDSYQVGLLHGQMKDDEKEAVMQSFQKNDLQILVSTTVVEVGVDVKNANMMVIYNAERFGMSQLHQLRGRIGRGDQQAYCYLMSSSTSKEAIERLKYLEKSHDGFEISTYDLQLRGPGEVLGNRQSGLPTFLVADVLKDFNILTIARDDAIKLIDDYDHQKGYQQFISRIQENLKENNEYVD; via the coding sequence ATGACAGATATAAGATTATTAAAGACAACTGAAAAAAGATATCAAATATTAGAATCTATGAATATCAATAGTCTAGAAGATATTGTTATGCATTATCCATATCGCTATGATATCATTGAAGAAACATATCCAACATTAGAAGATGACAAAATCATTATAGAAGCAACAATTATTTCACCAGCCAAAGTTTTCTTTAAAGGAAGAATGTCAAGAATGTCTTTTACAGTTGAAGATCATCATCTTCAACAATATCAGGTCACAATCTTTAATCGTCATTTTTTACGACAACATTTAAAAATGTCAGCAGTCATTACAATCATAGGTAAATGTAAAAATGATAAAATTACAGCTAGTGATATTAAAATCAAACCAATCAATGAGTTAGTAGGTATTCATCCTATATATTCTATTAAAGAAGGAATGACTCAAAAATCATTTGTTCAATATGTTAAAAAAGCTTTAACATTATTAAAGGGTAATATTGATTCCTATGTTCCTGAAGAATATATTATGAAACATCAATTGATTCATAAAGAGAGTGCATTATATAATATTCATTTTCCAGAAACACAAGAAGATATAAAACAGGCATTAAGATATTTAAAATATGAAGAATTTCTAAAATTTCAATTAACAATGCAATTTATTAAAAGACAACGTCATCAAGAAGTTGGAATAGCAAAAATCTTTGATTTAAAACAATTTCAATCATTTATTCTTGCGTTACCTTTTCAATTAACCAAAGATCAACAAACAGCAATCAAAGAAATTGTTGAAGATTTACAGAGTCCACAAATGATGTATCGTTTTTTACAGGGAGATGTTGGGAGTGGAAAAACAGTTGTCAGTAGTGTGGCTTTATATGCCAATTACCTAGCTGGATATCAAGGCGCATTAATGGCACCAACAGAAATATTGGCAGCTCAACATTATGCGACATTATCATCTTTTTTTAAGGATACTGATGTTAAAATAGCATTATTAACTGGTTCGTTATCAGTGAAGAATAAGGAAAGTTTATATCAGCAAATTGCGAGTGGTGAAATTGATATTATTGTAGGAACACATGCTTTATTTCAAAAAAAAGTGAATTATGCTAATCTTGGCTTTGTGATTACTGATGAACAACATCGTTTTGGAGTAGAACAGCGTAAAGCTTTGAAAAACAAAGGGAACCAGGTTGATTTCTTAATTATGAGTGCAACGCCGATTCCTAGAACCTTGGCCATTTCAATGTATGGAGATATGGATGTATCAACTATAAAAACAATGCCAACAGGACGTATTCCTGTGATTACAAAATATATCAAATCATCTTCTATGAAACCTATTTTAAAGGCTTTGAAGGATTATTTACAAAGTGGGGGACAATGTTATGTGATTTGTCCTTTAGTCGAAGAGAGCGACGCTATTGAAGCCAAAAGTGCTTCACAAATTGCAACGGCTATGAAAAGTTACTTTAAAGACTCATATCAGGTTGGGTTATTGCATGGACAAATGAAAGATGATGAAAAAGAAGCTGTCATGCAATCTTTTCAAAAAAATGATCTTCAAATTCTTGTTTCTACAACTGTTGTTGAAGTTGGAGTTGATGTGAAAAATGCCAATATGATGGTCATTTATAATGCTGAACGTTTTGGTATGAGTCAATTACATCAATTAAGAGGAAGAATTGGACGTGGTGATCAGCAAGCTTATTGTTATTTAATGAGTTCATCAACTTCTAAAGAAGCTATTGAACGTTTAAAATATCTAGAAAAGAGTCATGATGGTTTTGAAATTTCAACATATGATTTGCAACTAAGAGGACCTGGTGAAGTTTTAGGTAATAGACAAAGTGGTTTACCAACTTTTTTGGTTGCTGACGTATTAAAAGATTTCAATATCTTAACGATTGCAAGAGATGATGCAATCAAATTAATAGATGATTATGATCATCAAAAGGGTTATCAGCAGTTCATTTCTCGGATTCAGGAGAATTTAAAAGAGAATAATGAATATGTTGATTAA
- the plsX gene encoding phosphate acyltransferase PlsX — MYKLSIDAMSGDLGSGIVVDACIDFINTHADVELYVTGKAEELEKLKTYERIHIVDARDIVPMDAGIMSVRRKKDSSMVKAVALANDGIVDGVVSCGSTGAFYTSAMLFLKRIEGVEKSCLMAILPTYNEKGVALLDVGANAENTPEQLQEFAIMGHIYAKNIRGIAKPKVALLNIGTEAKKGDEVHQKAYQLLESENKIHFIGNIEGRDILKGDCDVIVTDGFSGNIALKTCEGAASLLMKMVKEGMMSSFKGKMGALLAKSSLYALKDKFDYKSVGGALMMGFEKAVVKAHGASDAKAFCNAMDLAYQMVKLDVVSQMKEGLNTK; from the coding sequence ATGTATAAATTATCAATTGATGCTATGAGTGGTGACTTAGGAAGTGGAATTGTTGTTGATGCATGTATTGATTTTATCAATACCCATGCTGACGTGGAACTTTATGTGACTGGGAAGGCAGAAGAATTAGAAAAATTAAAAACATATGAAAGAATTCATATTGTTGATGCAAGAGATATTGTTCCAATGGATGCTGGTATTATGTCGGTTCGCCGTAAAAAAGATTCAAGTATGGTCAAGGCTGTTGCTTTAGCTAATGATGGGATTGTTGATGGAGTTGTTTCATGTGGCTCAACAGGGGCTTTCTATACCAGTGCTATGTTATTTTTAAAACGTATAGAAGGTGTTGAAAAGTCTTGCCTTATGGCTATTTTACCAACTTATAATGAAAAAGGAGTTGCTTTGCTAGATGTTGGTGCTAATGCTGAAAATACACCAGAACAACTTCAGGAATTTGCGATTATGGGACATATTTATGCAAAGAATATTCGAGGAATCGCTAAGCCTAAAGTCGCTTTATTAAATATTGGAACGGAAGCGAAAAAAGGTGATGAAGTTCATCAAAAAGCTTATCAACTTTTAGAATCAGAAAATAAAATTCATTTTATTGGGAATATTGAAGGAAGAGATATTTTAAAAGGTGATTGTGATGTTATTGTCACTGATGGCTTTAGTGGTAATATTGCTTTAAAAACATGTGAAGGAGCAGCTTCTCTATTGATGAAAATGGTGAAGGAGGGAATGATGTCTTCATTTAAAGGCAAAATGGGAGCCTTATTAGCAAAATCATCACTTTATGCTTTAAAAGATAAGTTTGATTATAAATCTGTAGGCGGAGCACTGATGATGGGATTTGAAAAAGCGGTTGTCAAAGCCCATGGAGCAAGTGATGCCAAAGCTTTTTGCAATGCTATGGATTTAGCTTATCAAATGGTTAAATTAGATGTTGTTTCACAAATGAAAGAAGGACTTAATACAAAATGA
- the rnc gene encoding ribonuclease III codes for MKLLDFLIKEKIPYQNLSLYKEAFTHASYANESHHNKKDYERLEFMGDAVLQLYVSEFIFKLFPDVPEGTLTTLRSKLVREESLARFSRELGLGELLYLGVGEEKSGGRERESVLANIFESFIGALYLDCGQEEVIKILEQTIYQHVNDLDYDDITDYKTTLQELIQADQRRTVTYELLETSGPSNAPEFTIAVIMDDMRLGIGKGTSKKRAEQQAAKDALNKLATKK; via the coding sequence ATGAAACTATTAGATTTTTTAATTAAAGAAAAGATTCCCTATCAAAATTTAAGTTTATACAAAGAAGCATTCACTCATGCTTCCTATGCAAATGAATCTCATCATAATAAAAAAGATTACGAACGTTTAGAGTTTATGGGGGATGCGGTTTTACAATTATATGTTTCAGAATTTATATTTAAACTTTTTCCCGATGTACCAGAAGGAACACTGACAACTTTACGTAGTAAATTAGTCCGCGAAGAATCATTAGCTCGTTTCTCTCGTGAATTAGGGTTAGGAGAATTGCTTTACTTAGGTGTTGGTGAAGAAAAAAGTGGCGGTCGTGAAAGAGAAAGTGTTTTAGCTAATATTTTTGAATCATTCATTGGAGCACTTTATTTAGATTGTGGTCAAGAGGAAGTCATTAAGATTTTAGAACAGACAATTTATCAGCATGTTAATGATTTAGATTATGATGATATAACAGATTACAAAACAACTTTGCAAGAACTGATTCAAGCAGATCAACGCCGAACAGTTACATATGAATTGCTTGAAACATCTGGTCCATCAAATGCCCCAGAATTTACCATTGCCGTCATTATGGATGATATGCGTCTAGGAATCGGAAAAGGAACAAGCAAAAAAAGAGCTGAGCAACAGGCAGCCAAAGATGCTTTAAATAAACTAGCAACTAAAAAATAA
- a CDS encoding LysM peptidoglycan-binding domain-containing protein — protein sequence MYNPYMYENERITYPKVGEIILYSVNKGDNVYRLAKTFNSEVPWIQTMNQLNEDMLIYPEQQLLIPIVYQKVKPMPQPYQRQTYDLYF from the coding sequence ATGTATAATCCATATATGTATGAAAATGAAAGAATAACATATCCAAAAGTTGGTGAAATCATTCTTTATTCAGTAAATAAAGGTGATAATGTTTATCGTTTAGCCAAAACATTTAATAGTGAAGTGCCATGGATTCAAACGATGAATCAATTAAACGAAGATATGTTAATATATCCAGAACAACAATTGCTAATTCCAATTGTTTATCAAAAAGTGAAACCAATGCCACAACCTTATCAAAGACAAACTTATGATTTATATTTTTAA
- a CDS encoding FMN-binding protein, whose translation MKKITTLFLVIMLCGCSQQKKQEESKKTIYKDGTYTTSAIGYGGEFQVETTIKDDKIEDIVVKEHNETPSIGGVAVEQMITSMKKENKYDVDTISGATKTSQALKEAVKEAMEKAKNTSK comes from the coding sequence ATGAAAAAAATAACAACTCTATTCTTAGTGATTATGTTATGTGGATGCTCTCAACAAAAAAAACAGGAAGAATCAAAAAAAACAATTTATAAAGATGGAACTTATACAACATCTGCAATTGGATATGGTGGCGAATTTCAAGTTGAAACAACAATTAAAGATGATAAAATTGAAGATATTGTTGTCAAAGAACATAATGAAACACCATCTATTGGTGGGGTTGCTGTTGAACAAATGATTACATCAATGAAAAAAGAAAATAAATATGATGTTGATACAATTTCTGGAGCAACAAAAACATCCCAAGCCTTAAAAGAAGCAGTGAAAGAAGCTATGGAAAAAGCCAAGAATACGTCTAAATAA
- a CDS encoding nicotinate phosphoribosyltransferase, with amino-acid sequence MEKVNVSSERNITLIMDFYELTMSYNYFKMGKGEQIVYFDMFYRKNPDNGGFVIFAGLQQLIEAIKDMRFTKGDIEYLRTLHIFDEEFFDYLRNFQFSGTIYSVPEGTPVFPYEPLITVKAKLIEAQLIETFLLVTVNHQSLIATKAHRVCQEAKGRAVMEFGARRSQGYDGAHYGARAAYIGGVAGTATTSAGKAFDIPVLGTMAHSFVQSFDNEFEAFKAYAEIYPDSCVLLVDTYDTLKSGVPNAIKVAEEVLAPMGKRLAGIRLDSGDIAYLTKKARMMLDVAGLHDCKITVSNSLDEYLIRSVLEQGAQIDSFGVGENMIVSKSSPVFGGVYKLAAVEKDGQIIPKIKISENTEKITNPGYKKVYRLIEKETNKAIADVITFYDEVLDENQDLTIYHQSDAWKNKTLYAGTYEIHPLQTLVFENGKCVYPEYTLKEIRDYSIQQKALLWDEVFRLEYPHIYYVDLTQKLLDYKLKMLAEGRKNG; translated from the coding sequence ATGGAAAAAGTCAATGTGAGCAGTGAAAGAAATATTACACTTATAATGGACTTTTATGAATTAACAATGTCTTATAATTATTTTAAAATGGGAAAAGGGGAACAGATTGTTTATTTTGATATGTTCTATCGTAAAAATCCTGATAATGGAGGATTTGTTATCTTTGCGGGATTACAACAATTGATAGAAGCGATTAAAGATATGCGATTTACAAAAGGAGATATTGAATATCTACGTACACTTCATATTTTTGATGAGGAATTTTTTGACTATTTAAGAAATTTCCAATTTAGTGGAACAATCTATTCTGTACCAGAAGGAACACCAGTTTTTCCTTATGAACCATTAATTACAGTCAAAGCTAAATTAATTGAAGCACAATTAATTGAAACATTTTTATTAGTGACAGTGAATCATCAATCATTAATTGCAACAAAGGCTCATCGTGTATGTCAGGAAGCCAAAGGGCGTGCTGTTATGGAATTTGGTGCAAGACGCTCACAAGGCTATGATGGAGCTCATTATGGAGCAAGAGCGGCTTATATTGGTGGTGTTGCTGGAACGGCTACAACATCTGCTGGAAAAGCATTTGATATTCCAGTCTTAGGCACAATGGCACATTCTTTTGTTCAATCATTTGATAATGAATTTGAGGCTTTTAAGGCCTATGCCGAGATTTATCCGGATTCATGTGTCTTATTAGTAGATACATATGATACGTTAAAGAGTGGGGTCCCCAATGCGATTAAAGTTGCAGAAGAAGTTTTGGCACCAATGGGGAAACGTTTAGCTGGAATTCGTTTGGACAGTGGTGACATTGCGTATTTAACAAAAAAAGCAAGAATGATGTTAGATGTTGCTGGATTACATGATTGTAAAATTACTGTTTCTAATTCTTTGGATGAATACCTCATTCGTTCTGTTTTAGAACAAGGTGCTCAAATTGATTCATTTGGTGTTGGAGAAAACATGATTGTTTCTAAATCGTCACCAGTCTTTGGAGGCGTTTATAAATTAGCGGCTGTTGAAAAAGACGGTCAGATTATTCCAAAAATTAAAATATCTGAAAATACTGAAAAAATTACGAATCCAGGATACAAGAAGGTTTATCGTTTAATTGAAAAAGAAACCAATAAAGCTATTGCTGATGTTATTACTTTTTATGACGAAGTCTTAGATGAAAATCAGGACTTAACGATTTATCATCAATCAGATGCATGGAAAAATAAAACATTATATGCTGGAACATATGAAATTCATCCATTACAAACACTTGTTTTTGAAAATGGAAAATGTGTATATCCAGAATATACATTAAAAGAAATTCGTGACTACTCCATCCAACAAAAAGCTTTACTATGGGATGAAGTTTTCCGTTTAGAATATCCTCATATTTATTATGTAGATTTAACTCAAAAATTATTAGATTATAAATTAAAAATGTTAGCAGAAGGGAGAAAAAACGGATGA
- a CDS encoding prephenate dehydrogenase has product MIITVVGLGVIGGSYVQSLKGLGHLVYGVDCDEETLALAKKDGCIIEGYTDGSEIIAQSDMTIICLYPSKVLDFIAQHTFKKGSIVTDVVGIKSYFLEKALACIDPDVEYISGHPMAGREKKGYAYASLEVFKNANYIVIEHAKNHKSAIDFMCQFVSQLGFKSVKIMSPYAHDEIISFTSQLPHTIAVALMNSDDQKYETGKYIGDSFRDLTRIANINADLWSELFLNNREYLLASMYRFEKEFDKIKQALLDDDEQALKAMFEESSRRREHLEK; this is encoded by the coding sequence ATGATTATTACGGTTGTTGGATTAGGGGTTATTGGAGGAAGTTATGTTCAGTCATTAAAAGGGTTAGGGCATCTTGTTTATGGAGTGGACTGTGATGAGGAAACACTTGCTTTAGCTAAAAAAGATGGCTGTATAATAGAAGGCTATACAGATGGAAGTGAAATTATTGCTCAAAGTGATATGACTATTATCTGTCTTTATCCTTCTAAAGTATTAGATTTTATTGCCCAACATACTTTTAAAAAAGGCAGTATTGTAACAGATGTTGTAGGGATTAAATCTTATTTTTTAGAAAAAGCATTAGCTTGTATTGATCCGGATGTAGAATATATCAGTGGTCACCCAATGGCGGGAAGAGAAAAAAAGGGTTATGCTTATGCAAGTCTGGAAGTTTTTAAAAATGCCAATTATATTGTCATTGAACATGCCAAAAATCATAAATCTGCGATTGATTTTATGTGCCAGTTTGTCTCTCAATTAGGCTTTAAGAGCGTCAAGATTATGAGCCCTTATGCACATGATGAAATTATCTCTTTTACTTCTCAATTGCCACATACGATTGCTGTGGCATTGATGAATAGTGATGATCAAAAATATGAAACAGGAAAATATATTGGGGATTCATTTAGAGACTTAACACGTATAGCAAATATTAATGCTGATTTATGGAGTGAATTGTTTTTAAATAATCGTGAATATTTATTAGCGTCAATGTATCGCTTTGAAAAAGAATTTGATAAAATTAAACAAGCGTTATTAGATGATGATGAACAGGCTTTAAAAGCAATGTTTGAAGAGTCATCAAGACGTCGTGAACATTTAGAAAAGTAA
- a CDS encoding helix-turn-helix domain-containing protein gives MNIGGKIKRLRIANQLTLEELANRSELTKGFLSQVERNLTSPSIATLEDILEALGTSLHEFFNETQDEQIVFKKDDYFVNTQDDYVISYIVPNAQKNEMEPILIELAKAKMSMEMEPHDGEEFGYVISGKIKLHYGQKAYVVNKGETFYLSGKRTHYLENCGDAKAKVIWISTPPLF, from the coding sequence ATGAATATCGGAGGAAAGATCAAAAGATTGCGTATAGCCAATCAGCTGACATTGGAAGAATTAGCCAATCGTAGTGAATTGACCAAGGGATTTTTATCACAGGTTGAAAGAAATCTAACATCGCCTTCAATAGCGACCTTAGAAGATATACTTGAAGCTTTGGGCACCTCATTGCATGAGTTTTTTAATGAAACACAAGATGAGCAGATTGTCTTTAAAAAAGATGATTATTTTGTCAATACACAAGATGATTATGTGATTTCTTATATTGTTCCAAATGCACAAAAAAATGAAATGGAACCTATTTTAATTGAATTGGCAAAAGCCAAGATGTCAATGGAAATGGAACCACATGATGGAGAAGAATTTGGTTATGTGATTAGTGGAAAAATCAAACTTCATTATGGACAAAAGGCTTATGTTGTCAATAAAGGTGAAACTTTTTATTTAAGTGGAAAAAGAACACATTATCTTGAAAATTGTGGTGATGCCAAAGCAAAAGTGATTTGGATATCTACACCACCATTATTTTAG
- the potA gene encoding spermidine/putrescine ABC transporter ATP-binding protein has protein sequence MKKLIELNNLTKEFDGQVVLKGIHLNIHENEFMTLLGPSGCGKTTTLRIVGGFEEASSGEVLFDGIDISALPPYKREVNTVFQKYALFPHMNVFDNVAFGLKIKKLDKAIIEQKVLRMLNLVGLEGFEKRNISQLSGGQQQRVAIARALVNEPKVLLLDEPLGALDLKLRKAMQIELKNIQKEVGITFVYVTHDQEEALTMSDTIVVMNDGAIQQIGTPTDIYNEPENRFVAQFIGESNIVEGKFVKDFLVEFDGQQFVCVDKGFDEGQDVDIVLRPEDLDIVEVGQGKIEGVISSIVFKGVHYEIMVETQERMYKVHTTDMSEVGKKVNLDFWPEDIHVMEKMGTY, from the coding sequence ATGAAAAAATTAATTGAATTAAATAATTTAACAAAAGAATTTGATGGACAAGTTGTTTTAAAAGGTATTCATCTCAATATTCATGAGAATGAATTTATGACTTTGTTAGGTCCTAGTGGTTGTGGAAAGACAACAACATTAAGAATTGTTGGTGGATTTGAAGAGGCAAGTTCAGGAGAGGTTTTGTTTGATGGTATTGATATTTCAGCACTTCCACCATATAAAAGAGAAGTCAATACAGTATTTCAAAAATATGCATTATTTCCGCATATGAATGTTTTTGATAATGTTGCTTTTGGCTTAAAAATCAAGAAGCTTGATAAAGCCATTATTGAACAAAAAGTTTTACGTATGTTAAATCTAGTCGGATTAGAAGGGTTTGAAAAACGTAATATTTCACAATTGTCTGGTGGACAACAGCAACGTGTTGCTATTGCACGTGCTTTGGTCAATGAACCAAAAGTCCTTTTATTAGATGAACCATTAGGGGCACTAGATTTAAAATTAAGAAAAGCTATGCAGATTGAATTAAAAAATATTCAAAAAGAAGTAGGGATTACTTTTGTTTATGTCACACATGATCAAGAGGAAGCTTTGACAATGTCAGATACAATTGTTGTTATGAATGATGGAGCTATTCAACAAATTGGAACGCCTACAGATATTTATAATGAACCAGAAAATCGTTTTGTTGCACAATTTATTGGAGAGTCTAATATTGTGGAAGGAAAATTTGTAAAAGATTTTCTAGTTGAATTTGATGGTCAGCAGTTTGTATGTGTTGATAAAGGATTTGATGAAGGACAGGATGTTGATATTGTTTTAAGACCAGAGGATTTGGATATTGTAGAAGTTGGACAGGGGAAAATTGAAGGAGTTATTTCTTCTATTGTCTTTAAAGGTGTTCATTATGAAATTATGGTTGAAACACAAGAACGTATGTATAAGGTGCATACAACAGATATGAGTGAAGTTGGTAAAAAGGTAAATTTAGATTTTTGGCCTGAAGATATTCATGTCATGGAAAAAATGGGGACATATTAA
- a CDS encoding ABC transporter permease — translation MKQYKKLVSPYCFWLFVLTIVPMLLIAFYAFTSKGTEITTFQFTLDNFFKFMDPIFLSVLMRSLVLGILTTMICFLIGYPIAYMIAKCKESTQTLLILLITIPTWINLLMRTYAWMSILSNNGIINNLLQSMGLGRIHMMYTDFAVVIGMVYNFLPFMILPIHTSLTNMDQSLTEASMDLGASRVQTFFKVTFRLSLSGVLTGITMVFLPAISAFVIPKMLGGGQYSLIGNFIEQQFITVGNWHFGSAVSLVLATIVIVLMALIYKAEKRTNVSSEDEEGGSRRYGKRKKIRKGSMH, via the coding sequence ATGAAACAGTATAAAAAACTCGTTTCACCATATTGTTTCTGGCTATTTGTTTTAACAATTGTTCCAATGCTGTTGATTGCTTTTTATGCTTTTACATCAAAAGGGACAGAAATTACAACTTTTCAATTTACCTTAGATAACTTTTTTAAATTTATGGATCCTATTTTCCTATCTGTTTTAATGCGCTCTCTTGTTTTAGGTATTTTAACGACTATGATTTGTTTTTTAATTGGTTATCCAATTGCGTATATGATTGCTAAATGTAAAGAAAGTACACAAACATTATTAATTTTATTAATTACGATACCTACATGGATTAATCTTTTGATGAGAACTTATGCCTGGATGAGTATTTTAAGTAATAATGGTATTATTAATAACTTATTACAATCTATGGGGCTAGGACGTATTCATATGATGTATACAGATTTTGCGGTTGTCATAGGGATGGTTTATAATTTCTTGCCATTTATGATTTTGCCTATTCATACATCATTAACAAATATGGATCAATCATTGACAGAAGCGTCTATGGATTTAGGAGCTTCACGTGTTCAAACATTTTTTAAAGTCACTTTTCGTTTATCATTAAGTGGTGTTTTAACTGGTATTACAATGGTTTTCCTGCCAGCTATCAGTGCTTTTGTTATTCCGAAAATGTTAGGTGGCGGCCAATATTCATTAATTGGTAATTTTATTGAACAACAGTTTATTACAGTTGGAAACTGGCATTTTGGTAGTGCTGTTTCATTGGTTTTAGCAACTATTGTTATTGTTTTGATGGCATTGATTTATAAAGCTGAAAAACGTACAAATGTTTCAAGTGAAGATGAAGAAGGAGGAAGTCGACGTTATGGTAAAAGAAAAAAAATACGTAAAGGTTCTATGCATTAG
- a CDS encoding ABC transporter permease produces the protein MVKEKKYVKVLCISLCLAFLYFPLLIMAFFSFNSAKSLSNFKGFSFRWYESLFGNLQLLDAVVVSVTIAILATVISTILGTITAIALTKSKRKIRTAILQVNNLPIMNPEIVTAISLMIFFSFISIEKGYMTMLLAHIAFCTPYVITNVYPKVKQLDDNLTDAAMDLGATPFQTLIKVILPQIKSGIMAGALLAFTMSFDDFVISYFVSGNGVENISIVIYNMSKRMNPSIYALSTIVLVVILLGLLLGTFIPYLIVKKRGGKVNEALR, from the coding sequence ATGGTAAAAGAAAAAAAATACGTAAAGGTTCTATGCATTAGTCTATGTCTTGCCTTTTTATATTTTCCATTATTGATTATGGCTTTTTTCTCTTTTAATAGTGCAAAATCTTTATCTAATTTTAAAGGATTTTCATTCCGCTGGTATGAATCATTGTTTGGAAATTTACAGTTATTAGATGCCGTTGTTGTCTCTGTGACAATTGCTATTTTAGCAACTGTAATCTCAACAATTTTAGGGACTATTACAGCAATTGCTTTAACAAAATCAAAAAGAAAAATAAGAACAGCTATTTTGCAGGTGAATAATTTACCTATTATGAACCCAGAAATTGTTACAGCTATCTCATTAATGATTTTCTTTTCATTTATTAGTATTGAAAAGGGCTATATGACAATGTTATTAGCTCATATTGCTTTTTGTACGCCTTATGTGATTACAAATGTATATCCTAAAGTGAAGCAGTTAGATGATAATTTAACAGATGCTGCGATGGATTTAGGGGCAACCCCATTTCAAACTTTAATTAAGGTTATTTTACCACAAATTAAATCAGGGATTATGGCAGGAGCACTATTGGCTTTTACGATGTCATTTGATGATTTTGTAATTTCTTATTTTGTGAGTGGAAATGGTGTGGAGAATATTTCAATTGTGATTTATAATATGTCTAAACGTATGAATCCGAGTATTTATGCTTTATCAACAATTGTTTTGGTTGTGATTTTATTAGGATTATTATTAGGTACGTTTATCCCATATTTAATTGTGAAAAAAAGAGGAGGGAAAGTAAATGAAGCGTTACGCTAA